A single Caretta caretta isolate rCarCar2 chromosome 2, rCarCar1.hap1, whole genome shotgun sequence DNA region contains:
- the CYB5A gene encoding cytochrome b5 isoform X1: protein MAAGACEAWRGRYYRLEEIQAHNHSQSTWILLHHRIYDLTKFLEEHPGGEEVLREQAGGDATESFEDVGHSTDARTLSETFIIGELHPDDRDKIKKPALVDQLGDPSNSSNYCGPDVSFLHVRVSMLLRTNKRRDEFGKENRSHLNSLHFLTKA from the exons ATGGCGGCGGGTGCCTGCGAGGCCTGGCGGGGCCGTTACTACCGGCTGGAGGAGATCCAGGCGCACAACCACAGCCAAAGCACCTGGATCCTCCTGCACCACCGCATCTACGACCTCACCAAGTTCCTGGAGGAG CATCCAGGTGGTGAAGAAGTCCTAAGGGAACAAGCTGGAGGAGATGCTACTGAAAGTTTTGAAGATGTCGGCCATTCCACAGATGCCAGAACACTGTCTGAGACATTCATTATAGGGGAGCTTCATCCT GATGACAGAGACAAAATTAAGAAACCAGCG TTGGTGGACCAGTTGGGTGATCCCAGCAATAGCAGCAATTATTGTGGCCCTGATGTATCATTTCTACATGTCAGAGTAAGCATGCTACTGAGAACCAATAAAAGGAGAGACGAATTTGGGAAAGAAAACAGAAGCCATCTTAACTCACTACACTTCCTGACAAAAGCATAA
- the CYB5A gene encoding cytochrome b5 isoform X2, whose product MAAGACEAWRGRYYRLEEIQAHNHSQSTWILLHHRIYDLTKFLEEHPGGEEVLREQAGGDATESFEDVGHSTDARTLSETFIIGELHPDDRDKIKKPAETLLTTVDSNSSWWTSWVIPAIAAIIVALMYHFYMSE is encoded by the exons ATGGCGGCGGGTGCCTGCGAGGCCTGGCGGGGCCGTTACTACCGGCTGGAGGAGATCCAGGCGCACAACCACAGCCAAAGCACCTGGATCCTCCTGCACCACCGCATCTACGACCTCACCAAGTTCCTGGAGGAG CATCCAGGTGGTGAAGAAGTCCTAAGGGAACAAGCTGGAGGAGATGCTACTGAAAGTTTTGAAGATGTCGGCCATTCCACAGATGCCAGAACACTGTCTGAGACATTCATTATAGGGGAGCTTCATCCT GATGACAGAGACAAAATTAAGAAACCAGCG GAAACACTTCTTACCACTGTGGACTCTAATTCCAG TTGGTGGACCAGTTGGGTGATCCCAGCAATAGCAGCAATTATTGTGGCCCTGATGTATCATTTCTACATGTCAGAGTAA